The Streptococcus sanguinis genome contains the following window.
GAAGCTGCTTCTTATGACGAGGTGGCAACTGATTCAAATAATGAGATTGAACCAGCAACAGAAGCTGTGCCACTAACAGAATCAGAACAGGTCAACCAAGAAGCTGATATTGCTGAAGAATCAGAAGCAGCAGCTACAGAAGAGCCTGCTGAACTTCCTCAAGAGGAATCCACTCAGGAAAAATATGACCGCAGCCTAAAGAAGACTCGGACAGGATTTGGAGCACGGCTCAATGCCTTCTTTGCTAATTTCCGCTCAGTAGATGAAGAGTTCTTCGAAGACTTGGAAGAGCTGCTCATTACTAGTGATGTAGGGGTTCAAGTGGCTTCCAGTCTGACTGAGGAACTACGCTATGAGGCCCGTCTGGAAAATGCTAAAAAACCAGCTGCTCTGCGCCAGCTGATTATTGAAAAATTGGTGGACATTTATGAGAAAGATGGCCACTTTAATGAAAAAATCAATTTCCAAAACGGTCTGACTGTCATGCTCTTTGTTGGGGTCAACGGAGTCGGTAAGACCACCTCTATCGGTAAACTAGCCTATAAGTACAAACAACAAGGCAAGAAAGTCATGTTGGTAGCAGCAGATACATTCCGAGCTGGAGCGGTGGCTCAGTTGGCTGAATGGGGTCGACGCGTGGGTGTTCCTGTAGTGACGGGGCCTGAGAAGAGCGATCCTGCCAGCGTGGTATATGACGGAATGGAGCGTGCTCAGGCGGAGCAGGTTGATGTTCTTATGATTGACACGGCTGGCCGCCTGCAAAATAAGGACAACCTCATGGCAGAGCTGGAGAAAATTGGCCGTATTATTAAACGGGTGGATCCAGAAGCACCGCATGAAACTTTCCTAGCTCTCGATGCTTCAACTGGTCAGAATGCTCTAGTTCAGGCCAAGGAATTTTCTAAAATCACCCCAGTCACAGGAATTGTACTGACGAAGATTGATGGAACAGCTAGAGGCGGGGTTGTGTTAGCTATTCGTCAGGAATTGGATATTCCGGTCAAGCTGATTGGCTTTGGAGAAAAGATTGATGATATCGGTGAGTTCAACTCAGAGAACTTTATGAAAGGCCTGCTTGAAGGCTTAGTATAAAACAAAAAACCAGTACGAGTACTGGTTTCAGATTGAAGACAAAGTCCTAAGAACAGAAGTTTCTAAGGGCTTTTCTTTTTGTAAAGTCGTATAATAGAGGTAAGAACAGTTGTGAGGTGCTCCCTATGTTTCACAAAGAAAAATCTGATTATAATCGCTGCCAATATGGCTTCTATACGATAGACGAATTGGTCCCAGAAGATCACTTTCTTCGCCAATTGGAAGCGGAGGTTGATTTTGACTTTATCTATGACTTGGTTGAAGAAACCTATAGCCCAGATCAGGGTCGTCCCAGTCTAGATCCCGTCATGTTGGTCAAAATTCCTTTGATTCAATGTTTTTATGGCATTCGCTCCATGCGCCAAACCATTAAAGACATAGAAGTAAACGTAGCTTATCGTTGGTTTCTTGGACTAAGCTTGGATGACAAGGTGCCTCATTTTACCACATATGGAAAGAATTACAGCCGTCGTTTTCAAGATAAAGCACTGATTACTG
Protein-coding sequences here:
- the ftsY gene encoding signal recognition particle-docking protein FtsY; this encodes MGLFDRLFGRKKQEPPIEEVVKEALENIGELEEETAPVPEAGENLEAEAVQPYQDEQQLDDQISDTKDSLADVEEQLVTEELASQAIQEESKEPEHEKEIIAENQEVAQGATQTEETLEEHQSESSDETVEELVEQADLSDEASSHTEHEAASYDEVATDSNNEIEPATEAVPLTESEQVNQEADIAEESEAAATEEPAELPQEESTQEKYDRSLKKTRTGFGARLNAFFANFRSVDEEFFEDLEELLITSDVGVQVASSLTEELRYEARLENAKKPAALRQLIIEKLVDIYEKDGHFNEKINFQNGLTVMLFVGVNGVGKTTSIGKLAYKYKQQGKKVMLVAADTFRAGAVAQLAEWGRRVGVPVVTGPEKSDPASVVYDGMERAQAEQVDVLMIDTAGRLQNKDNLMAELEKIGRIIKRVDPEAPHETFLALDASTGQNALVQAKEFSKITPVTGIVLTKIDGTARGGVVLAIRQELDIPVKLIGFGEKIDDIGEFNSENFMKGLLEGLV